From the Pseudomonas monsensis genome, the window ACGCCCGCTCCGGCGTCGGCGCCAGCGGCCTGATGCAACTGATGCCCGGCACCGCCAAGGAAACCGCGCGCAAGTTCAGCATCCCACTGGCCTCGCCCCAGCAAGTGCTCGACCCGGACAAGAACATCCAGCTCGGCGCCGCTTACCTGAGCCAGGTGCACAGCCAGTTCAACGGCAACCGCGTCCTCGCCTCCGCCGCCTACAACGCAGGCCCGGGCCGCGTTCGCCAATGGCTGCGCGGCGCCGACCACCTGAGCTTCGACGTCTGGGTGGAAAGCATCCCGTTCGACGAAACCCGCCAGTATGTGCAGAACGTGCTGTCTTATTCGGTGATCTACGGCCAGAAGCTCAACTCGCCGCAGCCGCTGGTGGATTGGCATGAGCGGTATTTCGATGACCAATGATCTGTAGACGCTGCCGCAGGCGGTGATCTTTTGCTGCAAAAAAATGCCCGCACTTGGATGCGGGCATTTTTTTGCAGCAAGATCAAAGATCGCCGCCTGCGACAACGTCTACACGGCGATCGCGTGGCCGTCGTTGAACTGCAACGCGGCCAACCGCGCGTACAGCGGATTACTGACGATCAGCTCCTGATGGGTGCCGATTGCCACCAGTTTTCCCTGGTCCATCACCGCGATCCGGTCAGCGTTTTTCACGGTAGCCAGACGATGCGCGATCACCAGCGTGGTGCGGTTGTGCATCAGGCTTGGCAGCGCTTCCTGAATCAGGTGTTCGCTTTGCGCATCGAGGGCGCTGGTAGCTTCGTCCAGCAGCAGGATCGGCGCATCGACCAGCAACGCCCGAGCGATCGCCAGACGCTGACGCTGGCCGCCAGAGAGGCCGAGGCCAGCGTCGCCCAGATGCGTCTGATAACCCTGCGGCATCTTTTCGATGAAATCATGGGCGTGGGCGATTTTCGCCGCTTCCTTGACCTGTTCCAGCGTCGCGCCCGGGCAACCGTAACGGATGTTGTCTTCGACGCTGCCGAAAAACAGCGCAGGCGATTGCGAGACCAGGGCGAAATTGCGGCGCAGGTCCAATGGGTCAAGGCTGGTCAGCGGCACGCCGTCGATCAGGATCCGCCCTTCAATCGGGTCGTAGAAGCGCAACAGCAAATCGTAAACCGTGGACTTGCCGGCGCCGGACGGCCCGACTAGCGCCAAGGTCTCGCCAGCGCGAATAGTCAGATTCAAGCCATTGACGGCGTAGCTTTCCGGACGCGACGGGTAGGAAAAACGCACATCCTGCAATTGCAGTTCGCCCTTGACTCGTTCCGGCAAGGTCACCAGTCCAGTGGTCGGGGGCCGGATGATGTTCTGCGAACTCAACAGTTCGGCGATGCGCTCGGCAGCACCCGCCGCACGTTGCAGTTCACCGATGACTTCGCTCAAGGTGCCGATCGCACTGCCGACGATCAGGCTGTAGAAGACGAACGCCGCCAGTTCGCCACCGGTGATACGCCCGGCAATTACGTCCATGCCGCCCACCCACAACATCACCGCCACCGCGCCCAGCACCAGCACGATCACCACGGTGATCATCCATGAACGCTGAAAGATGCGTTTACGCGCGGTGTCGAACGCGTCCTCGACGGTTGTCGCGAAACGCTGCTCATCCTGCACCTGATGGTTGTAGGCCTGTACGGTCTTGATCTGGCCGAGGGTTTCGGAAACGTAGCTGCCGATATCGGCGACGCGGTCCTGGCTCAGCCGCGAGAGATTGCGTACACGCCGGCCGAAAATCAGGATCGGTGCGACCACGAACGGCAAGGCAATCACCACGATGCTGGTGAGCTTTGCATTGGTCACGAACAGCAACACGACGCCGCCGATAACCATCAGCAGGTTACGCAGGAACATCGACAGCGAGGAGCCGATCACCGACTGCAGCAGTGTGGTGTCGGCAGTCAGGCGTGACTGGATCTCCGAACTGCGGTTGTTCTCATAAAAGCCGGGGTGCAGATAGACCAGGTGGTTGAACACTTCACGCCGGATATCCGCCACACAGCGCTCGCCAATCCACGACACCCAGTAAAACCGCGCGAACGTGCCGACTGCCAGGCCCAGTACCATCAACATGAAAATGCCGATGCTCTGGTTCAACTGGTGCGGCGACTGGGTCATGAAGCCCCGATCGACCAGCAATTTGATCCCCTGCCCCATCGACAACGTGACAGCGGCGGTGACGATCAACGCCAGCAGCGCACCGATGACCTGCCAACGGTAGGGGGCCAGGAATCGGCTGGTCAGGCGCAGGGCGCGACGGTGCCGGGAAGAAAGCTTCGGGGTCATTCAGGTACACATCCGTGTTGATGAAAGGGGCTAGCCTAAACCTTCTATGGGGTGGAACTCTGTAAATCACAATGAGTCAGGTTAAATATGCCCCCAAAGACTAGGCCATAGTTGCTATCGGTCTAAAGTGCCGGTTGAGACGAGCGGTCATTTCTGTTTGAGTGGAGATGCCGCTTTTGACAGTCCCCAGGGAGTTGTCACAGCCTGGTCACGTGGCGGTTTTAATCTACGCGCACAACCTGATGAGGAGACAGGCCATGTCCTTGCAACACAGCAGCGATGACAAGATTCAAGTGATCCGCACCAAGCCCGGCCAACCTCTTGGTTGCTCCATCATTGACAAGGAGGGGCGTGAAGTACCGATCACTGAAGACATGATCCAGGACGCCTGCCGCGAACTGGAGAAGCGATTGGTCAAGCCTGCCGAACAAAAGTGATATAGCCAGCGTCTTCCGACCCGGCCCCTTTCTGGCCGGGTTTTTTCTGCCCGCAAATTGCCAAGTGTGGTGCGACCATCGCGGGCAGGGCCGCGCCCACAAGTCCAGTGGCTAGTTCAAGTCTTGAGTAACACAGAGAACCTGGGGGAGCTGGCTTGCCAGCGATAGAGCCGATTTGATCGCTAGACAGCCACCGCCCCAAGCGCTGCCACAATCTGCTGCAACACTGGCGAATCCCCCTCGATCCGCACCTTCAGCCCCTCAATCTCGCGTCGCACCGGATACTGCTTGCGCAACACATCAAAGGCCGCACGCTGCTCAGCGCCATTGCCTACAAGGCTGCGGCGGAAATCCGCATCATCCCGGCGCGGGTCGTACACGCCACGGCACAACATCGCCAGCGCCCAGGCCGGATCGCTGTCGGCGTGCAGGGTGACTTGCGACAGCCACGGCGCCGGCAGCAAGTCACTGAGCTGGATGCTCGCCGGTTGGCCAATGAAATTGCAGTAGGCCTGATAGATCTGCGCCGTCCCGCGCTGTTTGCCATCAAGGCTGTAACCGGCAATGTGCGGCGTGGCCAGTACGCAGAGTTCGGCCAGCGCGACATCGACCTCGGGTTCGGCCTCCCAGACATCGAGCGCCGCTTGCAGGTCTTCACGCTCCAGCAGCACTTTACGCAACGCAGCGTTATCGACCACCGGACCGCGCGCAGCATTGATCAGCCAGGCTCCGGGTTTAAGCTGATGCAATCGCGCCTGATCGAGCAGGTGCCAGGTCGCGCCGTCACCGCTGCGGGTCAACGGGGTATGCAGACTGATCACGTCGCACTGCTCAAGGATCTGCTCCAGACTGACGTAATCGCCACCCTCGGCCGCCTGCCGTGGTGGATCGCAGACTTTCACGTTCCAGCCCAGGCCTTTGAGCACTTTGATCAGCCGACCACCGACCTCGCCGGCACCGACCACGCCATAGGTGCGTTGCGTCAGATCGACGCCTTCGATTTCGGCGAGCGTCATCAGAGTGCCGAGCACGTAATCGACCACCCCCCGAGCGTTGCAACCCGGCGCACTGGACCAGGTGATCCCCGCTTCGGCGAAATAATCGAGGTCCAGGTGATCGGTGCCGATGGTGCACGTGCCCACAAAGCGCACCCGGCTGCCTTCCAGCAACGCCCGGTTGACCTGGGTCACCGAGCGCACCAGCAGCACGTCGGCCTGCTCGACCGTCGCACGGTCGATGGAACGGCCTGGCACCCGGCGGATCTCGCCGAAACCGGCAAAAAAGGCATCGAGCAGCGGGATATTTTCGTCGGCAACAATCAGCATGGCGGGCTCCTTTGGCGGATCGGCAGTTTAGGTGCAGATCCACCGTTGGGCCAGTGCAGACTGCATCGTGGCGAGGGCGCTTGCTCGCGCCAGACTGTGCAGCGGACGGAAAGTCTGCCCTCGGGTTTTCCCTGAGCTACCGCACTGGATAGTCCCGGGGACGCTTCGTCCCCAGCGGGAGCAAGCGCCCTCGCCATAGTTGACGGGTCTGTTGATTACAAATCCGCAACAGAGGATTTTTCCTGACCAAGGTGTCAGCGGCGTAGAATGCGGCGCCTTGCGCATCAACACCTTTGGACGCTTCGCCTGTGAATTCCGTAACTGACCAACCTGTCGCTGTCTCCCTCACCCGCCCCGCGCGTATCCGCCTGGAGTTCAAGACCCTGCTCGCCCTGGCGCTGCCGATCATCATCGCGCAGCTGGCGACCACGGCCATGGGCTTCGTCGATGCAGTCATGGCCGGCCGCGTCGGACCACGGGATCTGGCGGCGGTGGCACTGGGCAACTCGATCTGGGTCCCGGTGTTTCTGCTGATGACTGGCACCCTGCTGGCCACCACCCCCAAGGTTGCCCAACGGTTCGGCGCCGGCACCCACAGCGAAATCGGCCCGATCGTCCGTCAGGCATTGTGGCTGGCGCTGGTGGTCGGCCTGATCGCGACGTCGATGCTGGTCGCCGCCGAGCCGGTGTTGCACCTGATGAAGGTCGATCCGGAATTGATCGGCCCGTGCATGCAGTACCTGCACGGTATCGCCAGCGGTCTGCCAGCGGTTGCGATCTATCACGTGCTGCGCTGCACCAGTGACGGCATCGGCCGCACCCGTCCGGCGATGGTGCTGGGCCTATGCGGTCTGGCACTGAACATTCCGCTGAACTACATCTTCATCTATGGCCACTTCGGCGTGCCGGCCATGGGCGGCGTCGGCTGCGGTTGGGCCACGGCAATCGTGATGTGGGTCATGGCGCTGGGTCTGGCCGGTTACGAGCGCTGGGCCCCAGCCTATCGTTCGAGCGAGATCTTCAGCCGCTTCGACTGGCCACAATGGGCAGTGATCAAGCGTCTGCTGGCGGTCGGTCTGCCGATCGGCATCGCGGTGTTTGCCGAGTCGAGCATCTTCGCAGTGATCGCGCTGTTGATCGGAAGCCTCGGCGCCACTGTGGTGGCCGGGCATCAGATTGCGCTGAACGTCAGCTCGCTGGTGTTCATGATTCCGTATTCCCTCGGCATGGCGGTGACCGTCCGCGTCGGCCAGGCACTCGGTCGTGAAGAGCCCCGGGAAGCACGTTTCGCCGCCGGCGTCGGCATGGGCACCGCGCTGGCGTACGCCTGTCTGTCGGCGAGCATGATGCTGTTGTTGCGCGAGCCGATTGCGGCGATCTACACCGCGGATCCGACCGTGATTCATATCGCGGCGATGCTGATCGTGTACTCGGCGCTGTTCCAGTTTTCCGACGCGATTCAGGTCACTGCCGCCGGCGCCCTGCGCGGTTATCAGGACACGCGGGTGACGATGATCCTGACCTTGTTCGCCTACTGGGGTATCGGTTTGCCGGTGGGTTACGCCCTCGGTTTGACCGACTGGCTCGGCGCGCCACGGGGCCCGAGTGGTTTGTGGCAAGGTTTGATCGTCGGTTTGAGCTGTGCGGCACTGATGTTGTCGATCCGTCTGACCCGCAGTGCGCGCAAGCGTATCCGGATCAGTCGTTCGCTGGGCTGAGCCTTCTCTTTACACCGGAACAAAAAATGTGGGAGCCAGCCTGCTGGCTCCCACAGTTGTTTGTGCGCTGCCTGGGTTTCAGGCGTGTTTCTTGCGGATCCAGTACAGATAGGTACCGGACTCTTCGTGCTGCTCGACCAGCTCGTGGTCGAGAAACACGCAGAACTTGGGAATGTCGCGCTTGGTCGAGGGATCGGTGGCGATCACCTTGAGCAGGCCGCCGGGCACCAGATCGCGAATGTGCTGGTGCAGCATCATCACCGGCTCCGGGCAATTGAGGCCGGTGGCGTCGAGGGTGCCGTCGACCGGGGTATCGATCATTTCACTCATGATTCACTCCTGAAACTGGCCGGCATTGTCGCGCATTGCCGAGCGTGTGGCGAGGGAGCTTGCTCCCGCTCGGCGGCGTAGCCGTCGTAAAACCTTTTTGCCCGGTGCGCCGGAACTAACATGGATGCTGAATTCAGGGCCGCCTCGCAGCCCTGCGGGAGCAAGTCACTCGCCATAACGGCCAGTTACATATTTCAGCGGGATTTGGCTTTCTTGATGTCGTGACGGCGCAGGTGGCACGTCACTTCTTCGCGGTCGTGATACAGCTGCTTGCAGCCGATATCGACCTTGATCCCACGGGCCTTGAAACCATCGGCGATGCGCTCGAGCAAACGTTTCACTTCGGCATAACGCTGCTTCATCGGCAGCTTCAGGTTGACCACCGCCTCGCGGCAATGGCCCTCGCCAATCCATTCTTCGAGCATCGCCGCGTTACGTGCCGGCTTCTCGACAATGTCGCAGACCATCCAGTCCACCGGTTGCTTGGGCTTGAAGGTGAAACCATCGGCCATCAGGTGCTGAACCAGGCCAGTGTCCATCAGGCTTTCAGCCATCGGACCGTTATCAATGGCGGTCACCAGCATGCCGCGGTTGACCAGTTGCCAGGTCCAGCCGCCCGGCGCGGCGCCGAGATCCACACCGGTCATGTCACTGTGCAAGCGATCTTCCCACTGATCCCGCGGAATGAAGTGGTGCCAGGCCTCTTCCAGTTTCAACGTCGAACGGCTGGGCGCTTCTCGGGGAAACTTCAGGCGTGGAATACCCATTGGCCACATCGCCGAGTTACCCGCATCAGCCATGCCGAGGAACACTTCGCGGCCACTCTTGAAGGTCAGCAACAGACGCGGCTTGCTGGCGTCCTCCACCAGTTTGCCGGCAGCAGTCAATGCCTTGCGCAGCGGACCTTCGAATTTCTTGCAGAAGTTCGACAGCTCCTTGCCATCGTTGGTGTCGACGACTTCCAGCCACAGGCTGCCGAATACCGGAAAATCGGCCATATGCGCGAGGATCACGCTGATGCGGTCGTTTTCCGGCAGATCAATGAAAAGTCCGCGCGCCCACTGGCGTGGGAAAATCAACTCGGCAAAACGCTGACCGCGCATCAGGCGCTCGGCGCCGTCTTCTTCGGTGCAGACGAACTCGGCGTACGCAGTGGCCGCTTTAGCCTTGGCGTAACCGGCCACGTTGAGCTGGGCGGCGAGGTCGGAAATTTCCGAACAGACTTCGCCTTCGAAGCCTGGCCGGCAATGCATGAATAGGGTGTTCATTCTTACTCCTGGGCAGAGGGCGGACATTCGGCCCCTGCGCGCTGCTCAAGCCTTGCGATGAAGCAAAGCCTGTCACGAAAACCGGCGCATGATAGCCGAGTTCGGAACCTTGGACTTATTGATAGAGTCCAGTTATTAGCCAGCTACTGAAAACAGGGCTACGTTGATAGCTCTGCCCGTCCCCTCCGTCCGTAGCCGTGCGGACTCAAAGGAGTGATCGTAATGCCGTCCCTCGATAGTCTGAAGACCCTCAAAACCCTGCAGATCGACCAAAAGACCTACCACTATTTCAGTCTGCCGGATGCCGCGAAAAGCCTGGGCAATATCGACCAGTTGCCGATGTCGCTGAAAGTCCTGCTGGAAAACCTGCTGCGCTGGGAAGATGAAAAAACCGTCACCGGCGCCGACCTCAAGGCGATTGCCGCCTGGCTCAAGGAGCGCCGCTCCGACCGCGAGATCCAGTACCGCCCGGCCCGCGTATTGATGCAAGACTTTACCGGCGTACCCGCCGTAGTCGACCTCGCCGCGATGCGTGCGGCGATGGCCAAGGCCGGCGGCGATCCGCAGCGGATCAACCCGCTGTCGCCGGTGGACCTGGTGATCGACCACTCGGTGATGGTCGACAAATTCGGCAGCGCCAGCGCGTTTGAACAGAACGTCGACATTGAAATGCAGCGTAACGGCGAACGTTATGCGTTCCTGCGCTGGGGTCAAAGCGCCTTCGACAACTTCAGCGTGGTGCCGCCGGGTACCGGGATCTGTCACCAGGTCAACCTCGAATACCTCGGGCGCACGGTGTGGACCAAGGATGAGGACGGGCGCACCTACGCATTCCCCGACACCCTGGTCGGCACCGACTCCCACACCACCATGATCAATGGCCTCGGCGTGCTCGGCTGGGGCGTCGGCGGCATCGAGGCGGAAGCGGCGATGCTCGGGCAGCCGGTGTCGATGCTGATTCCGGAAGTCATCGGCTTCAAACTCACCGGCAAGCTCAAGGAAGGCATCACCGCCACCGACCTGGTGCTGACCGTCACGCAGATGCTGCGCAAAAAAGGCGTGGTCGGCAAATTCGTCGAGTTCTACGGTGACGGCCTCGCCGACCTGCCGCTGGCCGACCGCGCGACCATCGCTAACATGGCCCCGGAATACGGCGCCACCTGTGGCTTCTTCCCGGTCGATGATGTGACCCTGGAATACCTGCGCCTGTCGGGTCGTCCGCCTGAAGTGGTGAAACTGGTCGAGGCCTACACCAAGGCCCAGGGCCTGTGGCGCCTGCCCGGTCAGGAACCGGTGTTCACCGACAGCCTGGCGCTGGACATGGGCAGCGTCGAAGCCAGCCTGGCCGGGCCGAAACGCCCGCAGGACCGGGTCTCGTTGCCGAATGTCGCACAAGCCTTCAGTGATTTCATGGACCTGCAATTCAAACCCACCAGCAAGGAAGAAGGTCGCCTGGAAAGCGAAGGTGGTGGTGGCGTGGCCGTGGGCAACGCCGATCTGGTCGGCGAAACCGAGTACGAATACGAAGGCCACACCTATCGCCTGAAGAACGGCGCGGTAGTGATCGCCGCGATCACCTCCTGCACCAACACCTCCAACCCGAGCGTGATGATGGCGGCCGGTCTGCTGGCGAAAAAAGCCGTAGAGAAGGGCCTGACGCGCAAGCCGTGGGTGAAGAGTTCGCTGGCGCCCGGCTCGAAAGTGGTCACCGACTACTACAAGGCCGCCGGGCTGACGCAATACCTCGATCAACTCGGGTTCTCGCTGGTCGGCTACGGCTGCACCACGTGCATCGGCAACTCCGGACCGCTGCCGGAGCCGATCGAGAAAGCTATCCAGAAAGCCGATCTCACCGTGGCGTCGGTGCTGTCCGGCAACCGCAACTTCGAAGGCCGGGTGCATCCGCTGGTCAAGACCAACTGGCTGGCGTCGCCGCCGCTGGTGGTCGCTTACGCCCTGGCCGGCAGCGTACGCACCGACATCAGCAGCGAGCCACTGGGCAACGATCAGCAAGGCAATCCGGTGTACCTGCGTGACATCTGGCCGAGCAGCCAGGAAATCGCCGCTGCGGTAAATCAGGTCAACACCGCAATGTTCCACAAGGAATACGCCGAAGTGTTTGCCGGTGATGAACAGTGGCAAGCAATCGAAGTGCCGCAAGCGGCGACCTATGTCTGGCAGGACGATTCGACGTACATCCAGCATCCGCCATTTTTCGACGATATTGGCGGGCCGTTGCCGGAGATCAGCGATGTCAAAGCGGCGAAGGTGCTGGCATTGCTCGGCGATTCAGTGACCACCGACCACATCTCCCCTGCCGGTAACATCAAGGCTGACAGTCCGGCCGGGCGTTATCTGCGCGAAAAAGGTGTGGAACCACGGGACTTCAACTCCTACGGTTCACGCCGTGGCAACCATGAAGTGATGATGCGCGGCACCTTCGCCAACATCCGCATCCGCAACGAAATGCTCGGCGGCGAAGAAGGTGGCAACACCCTGTACATCCCGAGTGGCGAGAAGATGGCGATCTATGACGCCGCCATGCGTTATCAGGCCGACGGCACGCCACTGGTAGTGATTGCCGGTCAGGAATACGGCACCGGCTCCAGCCGCGACTGGGCGGCCAAAGGCACTAATCTGCTGGGCGTCAAAGCGGTAATCGCCGAAAGCTTCGAGCGCATCCATCGTTCCAACCTGGTGGGCATGGGCGTGTTACCGCTGCAGTTCAAGCTCGATCAGAACCGCAAGAGCCTCAATCTCACTGGCAAGGAAACCTTCGAGATTCAGGGCCTGACCGGCGTCGAGCTGACACCGCGGATGAATTTGCCGCTGGTGATCACCCGTGAAGACGGGCGTCAGGAGAAGATCGAGGTGTTGTGCCGGATCGATACCTTGAACGAGGTTGAATACTTTAAATCGGGCGGGATCCTGCATTACGTCCTGCGCCAACTGATCGCCTCATAACGCGCGCGCCCTGTAGAAACGGCCAAAGGCTGCGATCTTTAGATTTGGTTTTGAGATCAAGATCAAAAGATTGCAGCCTTCGGCAACTCTTACAGGGGGTTTACTTTTCCATGGACGAAAAAAAACCCGCCGAAGCGGGTTTTTCCCAAGACCATTATCGACTCCCTGTCGGCAGCGATCCTTGCAAATGGTCGATCATCCATGATCCTGAAACACTCCCTGTGTCTCAGTTGATGGGTGTAGATTACGCTCTGGATCCAATCGGCAATAGTCGTAAAAGCTACCAGTGCGTGTAAGACATTCGCTATAGACCCCCTTCCGAAAACCCTTAGCCCTGTCAGCCGTCGAGCATGACAGCGGTTATCTGCGCGACTTTCAGCGGCCGCGACGTTTGGGCCTGCTGGTCATTTTCGAAAAACCACCAGAACCCAGCGTTTCAACCAGGGCTGGAAAACCTCAGCCGCCGTCACGCTCACGTGCCCGGGCGCTCTCGGCAAGAAACTGTTCGAGCCGGCTCAACTGCTCCTCCCAGCCACGGCTGTCCATGTAATAGGCCTCTTTCTGGCGGACATCGGGAATGTGCGCGAAGCCGGACTCTGACACCTTGAGCAGCGTGCCGTTCTCGAAGTCTTCCAGTTCGAACCTGACCAGTGTGGTCGGCTCCTGGGAATAGTCGATCTTCGGATTCACGGCATACGGATGCCAGCGGAACGAGAACAACTGCTGCGGTTCGACCCGCTCGATCAGCACATTCCACAACACATGTTCATAACCCGGATACGTGACTTGCCCTTGCGTCCATTCGCCGGCAATGAACCGCCTGCCCTCCAGCGCCACTCCAAACCACTGGCCAAACGCCTCGGCATCGACCAATGCACGCCAGACATGGGACCGTGGCGCCTTGAGAGTGATTTTGCGTTCGAAACTATTGGGTACTGGTTTCATACGTCACCTCCTGTTCTGAACACTAGGCTCGTATGACCACATGTCCAACCTGAAGTTGTATCAAACGGTCAACGGCCCGGGCTCGACCTTTGACCGTTGCGTCTAAACTCAGCTGTTATTCCGGCAGACATTGGAGCAGACCATGCAGTCTCCGCACTATGCCGCCCTCTGGGCATCACTGCTGACGCTGTCAGCCTGCGTCAGTTCCGTAGACCACTGGAGCAAGCCTGGCGCGTCCCAGGCGACAGTGGAGCACGACAAAGCCGAGTGCCAGTATCAGGCCAAGTCGGCGACTGCCAGTTACAACAGCACGCCGTCGGACAAGAGCATGGAAGCGGCGGTCGGCGCCGGAGTGGGTGACGGAATTGTGGTGGCGGAGAAACAGATCGACCTGACCAATGACTGCATGCGCCTGCGCGGTTACAGCGGGAGTTGAGTCTGATCGCTACAATGCCGGTTATTCCCGTCATCTACAGTGAGCCCCGCCTATGTCCCCACGTTTTTTCCTGGCCCTGTCGCCCCTGGTGTTCACCCCCCTAGCCCACGCCGCCGTCGACTGCGCCAATGCCAGCGATCAGGCGACGATGAATCAGTGTGCCGGACAGGACTTCAAGGCAGCGGACAAAGAATTGAATGCGCTGTATCAGCAGATCACCGGGCGCTTGAAGGACAACCCGGAGGGCAAGAAGTTGTTGGTCAGCGCGCAGCGGGCGTGGATCGGATTTCGCGATGCCGAGTGCAAGTTTTCATCGTCGGGTGTAACGGGCGGAAGTGTTTATCCCTGGGTTTACAGCAATTGCCTGACGGCGGTGACCAAGGTCCGGGTCGAGGCGCTGAAGCAGTATTTGAAGTGTGAGGAAGGGGATATGAGTTGCCCGGTACCAGGGGCCTGAGGTTGTAGTGGATTCGCTGGTGGCGGTTTTCAATCCAGTATTGAGTGAAGACCACCACGTTGCAGCGACGACAGCGACCAGCATAGATCCATGACACATCCTGAAACGCCTACTGCCACCACATGACTTAAGCACAGCCTCAGATCGCCGATAAATGATTTACAACCAACGATCAGGGAATGACGACATGGCGATCTCTTTAAACTCTGCTTTTATTCAGCCTTCAGCCGCTGAACTGACCAAATCCGCACAACCGCTGAACATAAAGTCGCTCAGCGAAGACCTGCAGAAGACGGCAGTCAACCTCAATCCGGCGGCGGTTTATCATCCCAGTGATGACGCCCAGACTGTCAGCCCGCCCCTCGAAGCGATCGACGTCTGGCTTGGCCGCCCCCAGGCTGCAGACTTCCCGAAAATCGCCGAACAGCATAGAAATGCCCACGAATCGCTGAAGCTGGCGTTCGAGGACTTCAAGTCGGCGTTGAGTAACACTTTTCCGGATCTGGCCAACAAGAAATTCGGCTTTACCGTTGATACCGATGGCAGCCTCAAGACGTTGAATTCCAATAGCGAGCTGAGCGCCTCAGACATGGAGCAATTGAACGCCCTGCTCAATGCCTCTGGCGCACTCAAAACCGCGGCGAACAGCTACCGCGGCACTTCCATCGAACTGGTCGCGGCCGATGCCGGGTGGGGAGGCAGCCTCTTGGGCAAGTACAACCTGACCAAAGAAAACTTCGCCAACACCATTGATCTGGCGGCCCTGTTTATACCCAAGGGCAAAGCGCCGAGCGCTGAAGCCATCGACGGCCTGTTCTCTCATCAGTTGTGGCGTAAAGGCGAACTGGGGACACCGGCGTCGGATGCCGCCATCGTCGCCGCACGCGAGGCCGCTATCAATGCCAAAAGAATCGACGAAAAAGTCTGATTGCCCCGCGCAGCCGTTATCGGTCAAACATGCGGATCACCCGGCGCCTTGGTTGGCGCCGCGTACTGCGGCTTGAGATGGCCGTCCTGATCAAGTAGCCAGGCGTCCATGATCTGCCGCACGACAGGGCCGGCAACCCGACCACCGGCCTCACCGTTTTC encodes:
- a CDS encoding ABC transporter transmembrane domain-containing protein — encoded protein: MTPKLSSRHRRALRLTSRFLAPYRWQVIGALLALIVTAAVTLSMGQGIKLLVDRGFMTQSPHQLNQSIGIFMLMVLGLAVGTFARFYWVSWIGERCVADIRREVFNHLVYLHPGFYENNRSSEIQSRLTADTTLLQSVIGSSLSMFLRNLLMVIGGVVLLFVTNAKLTSIVVIALPFVVAPILIFGRRVRNLSRLSQDRVADIGSYVSETLGQIKTVQAYNHQVQDEQRFATTVEDAFDTARKRIFQRSWMITVVIVLVLGAVAVMLWVGGMDVIAGRITGGELAAFVFYSLIVGSAIGTLSEVIGELQRAAGAAERIAELLSSQNIIRPPTTGLVTLPERVKGELQLQDVRFSYPSRPESYAVNGLNLTIRAGETLALVGPSGAGKSTVYDLLLRFYDPIEGRILIDGVPLTSLDPLDLRRNFALVSQSPALFFGSVEDNIRYGCPGATLEQVKEAAKIAHAHDFIEKMPQGYQTHLGDAGLGLSGGQRQRLAIARALLVDAPILLLDEATSALDAQSEHLIQEALPSLMHNRTTLVIAHRLATVKNADRIAVMDQGKLVAIGTHQELIVSNPLYARLAALQFNDGHAIAV
- a CDS encoding PA1571 family protein, producing MSLQHSSDDKIQVIRTKPGQPLGCSIIDKEGREVPITEDMIQDACRELEKRLVKPAEQK
- the pdxB gene encoding 4-phosphoerythronate dehydrogenase PdxB, with translation MLIVADENIPLLDAFFAGFGEIRRVPGRSIDRATVEQADVLLVRSVTQVNRALLEGSRVRFVGTCTIGTDHLDLDYFAEAGITWSSAPGCNARGVVDYVLGTLMTLAEIEGVDLTQRTYGVVGAGEVGGRLIKVLKGLGWNVKVCDPPRQAAEGGDYVSLEQILEQCDVISLHTPLTRSGDGATWHLLDQARLHQLKPGAWLINAARGPVVDNAALRKVLLEREDLQAALDVWEAEPEVDVALAELCVLATPHIAGYSLDGKQRGTAQIYQAYCNFIGQPASIQLSDLLPAPWLSQVTLHADSDPAWALAMLCRGVYDPRRDDADFRRSLVGNGAEQRAAFDVLRKQYPVRREIEGLKVRIEGDSPVLQQIVAALGAVAV
- a CDS encoding MATE family efflux transporter, translated to MNSVTDQPVAVSLTRPARIRLEFKTLLALALPIIIAQLATTAMGFVDAVMAGRVGPRDLAAVALGNSIWVPVFLLMTGTLLATTPKVAQRFGAGTHSEIGPIVRQALWLALVVGLIATSMLVAAEPVLHLMKVDPELIGPCMQYLHGIASGLPAVAIYHVLRCTSDGIGRTRPAMVLGLCGLALNIPLNYIFIYGHFGVPAMGGVGCGWATAIVMWVMALGLAGYERWAPAYRSSEIFSRFDWPQWAVIKRLLAVGLPIGIAVFAESSIFAVIALLIGSLGATVVAGHQIALNVSSLVFMIPYSLGMAVTVRVGQALGREEPREARFAAGVGMGTALAYACLSASMMLLLREPIAAIYTADPTVIHIAAMLIVYSALFQFSDAIQVTAAGALRGYQDTRVTMILTLFAYWGIGLPVGYALGLTDWLGAPRGPSGLWQGLIVGLSCAALMLSIRLTRSARKRIRISRSLG
- the tusA gene encoding sulfurtransferase TusA → MSEMIDTPVDGTLDATGLNCPEPVMMLHQHIRDLVPGGLLKVIATDPSTKRDIPKFCVFLDHELVEQHEESGTYLYWIRKKHA
- the rlmM gene encoding 23S rRNA (cytidine(2498)-2'-O)-methyltransferase RlmM; translation: MNTLFMHCRPGFEGEVCSEISDLAAQLNVAGYAKAKAATAYAEFVCTEEDGAERLMRGQRFAELIFPRQWARGLFIDLPENDRISVILAHMADFPVFGSLWLEVVDTNDGKELSNFCKKFEGPLRKALTAAGKLVEDASKPRLLLTFKSGREVFLGMADAGNSAMWPMGIPRLKFPREAPSRSTLKLEEAWHHFIPRDQWEDRLHSDMTGVDLGAAPGGWTWQLVNRGMLVTAIDNGPMAESLMDTGLVQHLMADGFTFKPKQPVDWMVCDIVEKPARNAAMLEEWIGEGHCREAVVNLKLPMKQRYAEVKRLLERIADGFKARGIKVDIGCKQLYHDREEVTCHLRRHDIKKAKSR